A window of the Pseudopipra pipra isolate bDixPip1 chromosome 31, bDixPip1.hap1, whole genome shotgun sequence genome harbors these coding sequences:
- the MON1B gene encoding vacuolar fusion protein MON1 homolog B isoform X3, translated as MSLGGHPGEEEEVAAAMMSPGGQHRWDKDEAVALTAVAATASPGGHPGEEEEVTIAATSPRCHPSEEQEEMTAALMSSECPSVGVEEEVTAGVTSLRHHPSEEEEMGAVTSPRCPPTGDEEEEVTAAVTSPGCSPTEDKEEEEVTAAVTSPGCSPVGEEEEEEETQAMTSPGCVPVGDEEEEVAAAVTAAAATSALGGRRGADEDVAAAGWRARRKHVFVLSEAGKPIYSRHGNEEALAATMGVMMALVSFIQSGGNAIRAICSEDRTLVFEQRGPLLLVSVSRTRQSAAQLRRELAFVHEQILSLLTRGGIARVFARRRGFDLRRLLAGAEAVLDRLLGGAAADGRLLLGAARCLPLPGGLRRAVSGALRRAAAAARPAPALAVLAAHGRLVTAARQRALAEGGRLCASDLHLLLNLLGSGAGAGEVWTPVCLPRFNPDGYFYAYAARLGEEEEEGVTLILLSTEREGFYAAAACRQQLEDTLRAQGWLAELGAAVQGGAGYGPSRAGAPELRHFLYKPLEGPEEMQQLPQFTSPELEEPYTSEEEQHRLFDLYHYLHSRVHSPQRPLRLLYHVAEKETLLAWVTSKFELYSCFSPLVTKAGAIAVLTKLLRWLKKEEDWLFIRYPAPFCAAPARPEGAEPEG; from the exons ATGTCCCTGGGAGGCCACcctggtgaggaggaggaggtggcagcGGCCATGATGTCCCCGGGTGGCCAGCACCGTTGGGACAAGGACGAGGCAGTGGCACTGACGGCGGTGGCAGCCACAGCGTCCCCAGGGGGTCACcctggtgaggaggaggaggtgaccATTGCAGCGACGTCTCCACGGTGTCACCCCAgtgaggagcaggaagag ATGACAGCAGCACTGATGTCCTCGGAGTGTCCCTCTGTTGGAGTTGAAGAGGAGGTGACAGCGGGGGTGACATCGTTGAGGCATCACcccagtgaggaggaggagatgggagcGGTGACATCCCCGAGGTGTCCCCCCActggggatgaggaggaggaggtgacagcagcagtgacGTCCCCGGGGTGTTCCCCCACTgaggacaaggaggaggaggaggtgacagcagcagtgacatCCCCGGGGTGTTCCCCTgttggggaggaggaggaggaggaggaaacacAGGCCATGACATCCCCAGGGTGTGTCCCTGTTggggacgaggaggaggaggtggcagcagcagtgacagcgGCAGCGGCCACATCAGCCCTGGGCGGGCGGCGTGGGGCGGACGAGGACGTGGCGGCCGCGGGCTGGCGGGCGCGGCGCAAACACGTGTTCGTGCTCAGCGAGGCGGGGAAGCCCATCTACTCCCGGCACGGCAACGAGGAGGCGCTGGCAGCCACCATGGGCGTCATGATGGCCCTGGTGTCCTTCATCCAGAGCGGTGGGAACGCCATTCGCGCCATCTGCTCTG AGGACCGTACGCTGGTGTTCGAGCAGCGGGGGCCGCTGCTGCTGGTGTCGGTGTCTCGCACGCGGCAGTCGGCGGCGCAGCTGCGGCGGGAGCTGGCGTTCGTGCACGAGCAGATCCTGTCGCTGCTGACGCGCGGGGGCATCGCCCGCGTCTTCGCGCGGCGCCGCGGCTTTGACCTGCGCCGGCTGCTGGCAGGTGCCGAGGCCGTGCTGGACCGGCTgctcggcggggccgcggcggacGGGCGGCTGCTCCTGGGGGCCGCGCGCTGCCTGCCCCTTCCCGGGGGGCTGCGCCGGGCCGTGTCCGGGGCCCTGCGCcgcgccgccgctgccgcccgccccgcgcccgccctgGCCGTGCTGGCGGCCCACGGGCGCCTGGTGACGGCGGCGCGGCAGCGTGCGCTGGCCGAGGGCGGGCGGCTCTGTGCCAGCGACCTGCACCTGCTCCTCAACCTGCTGGGCAGCGGGGCGGGTGCGGGCGAGGTGTGGACCCCCGTGTGCCTGCCCCGCTTCAACCCCGATGGCTACTTCTACGCGTACGCGGCACGGCtgggcgaggaggaggaggagggcgtGACGCTGATCCTGCTGTCCACGGAGCGCGAGGGCTTCTACGCGGCGGCCGCGTGccggcagcagctggaggacaCGCTGCGGGCGCAGGGCTGGCTGGCGGAGCTCGGCGCGGCCGTGCAGGGGGGCGCGGGGTACGGCCCCTCCCGCGCCGGCGCCCCCGAGCTCCGGCACTTCCTCTACAAGCCCTTGGAGGGGCCCGAGGAGATGCAGCAACTGCCGCAGTTCACCAG CCCCGAGCTAGAGGAGCCCTACACCAGCGAGGAGGAGCAGCACCGGCTCTTCGACCTGTACCACTACCTGCACAGCCGCGTGCACAGCCCCCAGCGGCCCCTGCGCCTGCTCTACCACGTGGCCGAGAAGGAAACGCTCCTGGCCTGG GTGACCAGCAAATTCGAGCTGTACAGCTGCTTCAGCCCACTGGTGACGAAGGCAGGAGCCATCGCGGTGCTGACCAAGCTGCTGCGCTGGCTCAAGAAGGAGGAGGACTGGCTGTTCATCCGCTACCCGGCGCCATTCTGCGCCGCGCCCGCGCGCCCCGAGGGGGCCGAGCCCGAGGGCTGA
- the MON1B gene encoding vacuolar fusion protein MON1 homolog B isoform X1 gives MSLGGHPGEEEEVAAAMMSPGGQHRWDKDEAVALTAVAATASPGGHPGEEEEVTIAATSPRCHPSEEQEEVTAAEATLALHRRHSTDEDTAAVAVVTSPECHPSEEQEEMTAALMSSECPSVGVEEEVTAGVTSLRHHPSEEEEMGAVTSPRCPPTGDEEEEVTAAVTSPGCSPTEDKEEEEVTAAVTSPGCSPVGEEEEEEETQAMTSPGCVPVGDEEEEVAAAVTAAAATSALGGRRGADEDVAAAGWRARRKHVFVLSEAGKPIYSRHGNEEALAATMGVMMALVSFIQSGGNAIRAICSEDRTLVFEQRGPLLLVSVSRTRQSAAQLRRELAFVHEQILSLLTRGGIARVFARRRGFDLRRLLAGAEAVLDRLLGGAAADGRLLLGAARCLPLPGGLRRAVSGALRRAAAAARPAPALAVLAAHGRLVTAARQRALAEGGRLCASDLHLLLNLLGSGAGAGEVWTPVCLPRFNPDGYFYAYAARLGEEEEEGVTLILLSTEREGFYAAAACRQQLEDTLRAQGWLAELGAAVQGGAGYGPSRAGAPELRHFLYKPLEGPEEMQQLPQFTSPELEEPYTSEEEQHRLFDLYHYLHSRVHSPQRPLRLLYHVAEKETLLAWVTSKFELYSCFSPLVTKAGAIAVLTKLLRWLKKEEDWLFIRYPAPFCAAPARPEGAEPEG, from the exons ATGTCCCTGGGAGGCCACcctggtgaggaggaggaggtggcagcGGCCATGATGTCCCCGGGTGGCCAGCACCGTTGGGACAAGGACGAGGCAGTGGCACTGACGGCGGTGGCAGCCACAGCGTCCCCAGGGGGTCACcctggtgaggaggaggaggtgaccATTGCAGCGACGTCTCCACGGTGTCACCCCAgtgaggagcaggaagaggtgacagcagcagaggCCACATTGGCCCTGCACAGGCGGCACAGCACAGATGAGGACACGGCGGCAGTGGCAGTAGTGACGTCCCCAGAGTGTCACCCCAGTGAGGAGCAGGAAGAGATGACAGCAGCACTGATGTCCTCGGAGTGTCCCTCTGTTGGAGTTGAAGAGGAGGTGACAGCGGGGGTGACATCGTTGAGGCATCACcccagtgaggaggaggagatgggagcGGTGACATCCCCGAGGTGTCCCCCCActggggatgaggaggaggaggtgacagcagcagtgacGTCCCCGGGGTGTTCCCCCACTgaggacaaggaggaggaggaggtgacagcagcagtgacatCCCCGGGGTGTTCCCCTgttggggaggaggaggaggaggaggaaacacAGGCCATGACATCCCCAGGGTGTGTCCCTGTTggggacgaggaggaggaggtggcagcagcagtgacagcgGCAGCGGCCACATCAGCCCTGGGCGGGCGGCGTGGGGCGGACGAGGACGTGGCGGCCGCGGGCTGGCGGGCGCGGCGCAAACACGTGTTCGTGCTCAGCGAGGCGGGGAAGCCCATCTACTCCCGGCACGGCAACGAGGAGGCGCTGGCAGCCACCATGGGCGTCATGATGGCCCTGGTGTCCTTCATCCAGAGCGGTGGGAACGCCATTCGCGCCATCTGCTCTG AGGACCGTACGCTGGTGTTCGAGCAGCGGGGGCCGCTGCTGCTGGTGTCGGTGTCTCGCACGCGGCAGTCGGCGGCGCAGCTGCGGCGGGAGCTGGCGTTCGTGCACGAGCAGATCCTGTCGCTGCTGACGCGCGGGGGCATCGCCCGCGTCTTCGCGCGGCGCCGCGGCTTTGACCTGCGCCGGCTGCTGGCAGGTGCCGAGGCCGTGCTGGACCGGCTgctcggcggggccgcggcggacGGGCGGCTGCTCCTGGGGGCCGCGCGCTGCCTGCCCCTTCCCGGGGGGCTGCGCCGGGCCGTGTCCGGGGCCCTGCGCcgcgccgccgctgccgcccgccccgcgcccgccctgGCCGTGCTGGCGGCCCACGGGCGCCTGGTGACGGCGGCGCGGCAGCGTGCGCTGGCCGAGGGCGGGCGGCTCTGTGCCAGCGACCTGCACCTGCTCCTCAACCTGCTGGGCAGCGGGGCGGGTGCGGGCGAGGTGTGGACCCCCGTGTGCCTGCCCCGCTTCAACCCCGATGGCTACTTCTACGCGTACGCGGCACGGCtgggcgaggaggaggaggagggcgtGACGCTGATCCTGCTGTCCACGGAGCGCGAGGGCTTCTACGCGGCGGCCGCGTGccggcagcagctggaggacaCGCTGCGGGCGCAGGGCTGGCTGGCGGAGCTCGGCGCGGCCGTGCAGGGGGGCGCGGGGTACGGCCCCTCCCGCGCCGGCGCCCCCGAGCTCCGGCACTTCCTCTACAAGCCCTTGGAGGGGCCCGAGGAGATGCAGCAACTGCCGCAGTTCACCAG CCCCGAGCTAGAGGAGCCCTACACCAGCGAGGAGGAGCAGCACCGGCTCTTCGACCTGTACCACTACCTGCACAGCCGCGTGCACAGCCCCCAGCGGCCCCTGCGCCTGCTCTACCACGTGGCCGAGAAGGAAACGCTCCTGGCCTGG GTGACCAGCAAATTCGAGCTGTACAGCTGCTTCAGCCCACTGGTGACGAAGGCAGGAGCCATCGCGGTGCTGACCAAGCTGCTGCGCTGGCTCAAGAAGGAGGAGGACTGGCTGTTCATCCGCTACCCGGCGCCATTCTGCGCCGCGCCCGCGCGCCCCGAGGGGGCCGAGCCCGAGGGCTGA
- the IMP4 gene encoding U3 small nucleolar ribonucleoprotein protein IMP4 isoform X1: protein MLRRQARERREYLQRRAREQQLQRQRERRESLRRALDENQLLPTELRREALALQKELEFDFDTPGGATSSQDDEYRWAGVEPPKVMVTTSRDPSARLRLFAKELCLLFPGARRMNRGRAELGALVGACRAAGVTDLLVLHETRGRPDGLTVSHLPHGPTAHFTLSGAVLRQEVGGLGGAPLAAPHLLLLRLDSTLGKRVGTILKHLFPVPRPDSRRVVTFANEDDVILVRNHVYRRRGRTVELEEVGPRFQLRPYLIRLGTLEQGDAADVEWRWHPYTATAPKRRLLSAT from the exons ATG CTGCGCCGCCAGGCCCGGGAGCGCCGGGAGTACCTTCAGCGCCGGGCGCGGGAGCAGCAACTGCAGCGGCAgcgggagaggagggagagcctGCGAAGGGCACTGGACG AGAACCAGCTGCTGCCCACGGAGCTGCGGCGCGAGGCCCTGGCCCTGCAGAAGGAGCTCGAGTTCGACTTCGACACCCCTGGGG GTGCCACCAGCAGCCAGGATGATGAGTATCGGTGGGCGGGGGTGGAGCCCCCCAAGGTGATGGTGACGACATCGCGGGACCCCAGTGCCCGCCTGCGGCTCTTCGCCAAG gagctgtgcctgctgttCCCGGGCGCGCGGCGCATGAACCGTGGCCGCGCCGAGCTGGGGGCCCTGGTGGGGGCCTGTCGGGCCGCGGGGGTCACCGACCTGCTGGTGCTACACGAGACCCGCGGGCGGCCTG ACGGGCTGACCGTGTCCCACCTGCCCCACGGCCCCACCGCCCACTTCACCCTGAGCGGGGCTGTCCTGCGCCAGGAGgtcggggggctcgggggggcccccctggctgccccccacctgctgctgctgcgccTCGACTCCACCCTTGGCAAAAGG gtgGGGACCATCCTGAAGCACCTGTTCCCCGTGCCCCGCCCCGACAGCCGCCGTGTGGTGACCTTTGCCAACGAGGATGACGTCATCCTCGTGCG gaacCACGTGTACCGGCGCCGGGGCCGGAcggtggagctggaggaggtgggaccgCGGTTCCAGCTGCGCC CCTACCTGATCCGCCTGGGcacgctggagcagggggatgcagCTGACGTGGAGTGGCGCTGGCACCCCTACACGGCCACGGCCCCCAAGCGCCGCCTGCTCAGCGCCACCTGA
- the IMP4 gene encoding U3 small nucleolar ribonucleoprotein protein IMP4 isoform X2, with amino-acid sequence MVTTSRDPSARLRLFAKELCLLFPGARRMNRGRAELGALVGACRAAGVTDLLVLHETRGRPDGLTVSHLPHGPTAHFTLSGAVLRQEVGGLGGAPLAAPHLLLLRLDSTLGKRVGTILKHLFPVPRPDSRRVVTFANEDDVILVRNHVYRRRGRTVELEEVGPRFQLRPYLIRLGTLEQGDAADVEWRWHPYTATAPKRRLLSAT; translated from the exons ATGGTGACGACATCGCGGGACCCCAGTGCCCGCCTGCGGCTCTTCGCCAAG gagctgtgcctgctgttCCCGGGCGCGCGGCGCATGAACCGTGGCCGCGCCGAGCTGGGGGCCCTGGTGGGGGCCTGTCGGGCCGCGGGGGTCACCGACCTGCTGGTGCTACACGAGACCCGCGGGCGGCCTG ACGGGCTGACCGTGTCCCACCTGCCCCACGGCCCCACCGCCCACTTCACCCTGAGCGGGGCTGTCCTGCGCCAGGAGgtcggggggctcgggggggcccccctggctgccccccacctgctgctgctgcgccTCGACTCCACCCTTGGCAAAAGG gtgGGGACCATCCTGAAGCACCTGTTCCCCGTGCCCCGCCCCGACAGCCGCCGTGTGGTGACCTTTGCCAACGAGGATGACGTCATCCTCGTGCG gaacCACGTGTACCGGCGCCGGGGCCGGAcggtggagctggaggaggtgggaccgCGGTTCCAGCTGCGCC CCTACCTGATCCGCCTGGGcacgctggagcagggggatgcagCTGACGTGGAGTGGCGCTGGCACCCCTACACGGCCACGGCCCCCAAGCGCCGCCTGCTCAGCGCCACCTGA
- the MON1B gene encoding vacuolar fusion protein MON1 homolog B isoform X2, with protein MSLGGHPGEEEEVAAAMMSPGGQHRWDKDEAVALTAVAATASPGGHPGEEEEVTIAATSPRCHPSEEQEEVTAAEATLALHRRHSTDEDTAAVAVVTSPECHPSEEQEEMTAALMSSECPSVGVEEEVTAGVTSLRHHPSEEEEMGAVTSPRCPPTGDEEEEVTAAVTSPGCSPVGEEEEEEETQAMTSPGCVPVGDEEEEVAAAVTAAAATSALGGRRGADEDVAAAGWRARRKHVFVLSEAGKPIYSRHGNEEALAATMGVMMALVSFIQSGGNAIRAICSEDRTLVFEQRGPLLLVSVSRTRQSAAQLRRELAFVHEQILSLLTRGGIARVFARRRGFDLRRLLAGAEAVLDRLLGGAAADGRLLLGAARCLPLPGGLRRAVSGALRRAAAAARPAPALAVLAAHGRLVTAARQRALAEGGRLCASDLHLLLNLLGSGAGAGEVWTPVCLPRFNPDGYFYAYAARLGEEEEEGVTLILLSTEREGFYAAAACRQQLEDTLRAQGWLAELGAAVQGGAGYGPSRAGAPELRHFLYKPLEGPEEMQQLPQFTSPELEEPYTSEEEQHRLFDLYHYLHSRVHSPQRPLRLLYHVAEKETLLAWVTSKFELYSCFSPLVTKAGAIAVLTKLLRWLKKEEDWLFIRYPAPFCAAPARPEGAEPEG; from the exons ATGTCCCTGGGAGGCCACcctggtgaggaggaggaggtggcagcGGCCATGATGTCCCCGGGTGGCCAGCACCGTTGGGACAAGGACGAGGCAGTGGCACTGACGGCGGTGGCAGCCACAGCGTCCCCAGGGGGTCACcctggtgaggaggaggaggtgaccATTGCAGCGACGTCTCCACGGTGTCACCCCAgtgaggagcaggaagaggtgacagcagcagaggCCACATTGGCCCTGCACAGGCGGCACAGCACAGATGAGGACACGGCGGCAGTGGCAGTAGTGACGTCCCCAGAGTGTCACCCCAGTGAGGAGCAGGAAGAGATGACAGCAGCACTGATGTCCTCGGAGTGTCCCTCTGTTGGAGTTGAAGAGGAGGTGACAGCGGGGGTGACATCGTTGAGGCATCACcccagtgaggaggaggagatgggagcGGTGACATCCCCGAGGTGTCCCCCCActggggatgaggaggaggag gtgacagcagcagtgacatCCCCGGGGTGTTCCCCTgttggggaggaggaggaggaggaggaaacacAGGCCATGACATCCCCAGGGTGTGTCCCTGTTggggacgaggaggaggaggtggcagcagcagtgacagcgGCAGCGGCCACATCAGCCCTGGGCGGGCGGCGTGGGGCGGACGAGGACGTGGCGGCCGCGGGCTGGCGGGCGCGGCGCAAACACGTGTTCGTGCTCAGCGAGGCGGGGAAGCCCATCTACTCCCGGCACGGCAACGAGGAGGCGCTGGCAGCCACCATGGGCGTCATGATGGCCCTGGTGTCCTTCATCCAGAGCGGTGGGAACGCCATTCGCGCCATCTGCTCTG AGGACCGTACGCTGGTGTTCGAGCAGCGGGGGCCGCTGCTGCTGGTGTCGGTGTCTCGCACGCGGCAGTCGGCGGCGCAGCTGCGGCGGGAGCTGGCGTTCGTGCACGAGCAGATCCTGTCGCTGCTGACGCGCGGGGGCATCGCCCGCGTCTTCGCGCGGCGCCGCGGCTTTGACCTGCGCCGGCTGCTGGCAGGTGCCGAGGCCGTGCTGGACCGGCTgctcggcggggccgcggcggacGGGCGGCTGCTCCTGGGGGCCGCGCGCTGCCTGCCCCTTCCCGGGGGGCTGCGCCGGGCCGTGTCCGGGGCCCTGCGCcgcgccgccgctgccgcccgccccgcgcccgccctgGCCGTGCTGGCGGCCCACGGGCGCCTGGTGACGGCGGCGCGGCAGCGTGCGCTGGCCGAGGGCGGGCGGCTCTGTGCCAGCGACCTGCACCTGCTCCTCAACCTGCTGGGCAGCGGGGCGGGTGCGGGCGAGGTGTGGACCCCCGTGTGCCTGCCCCGCTTCAACCCCGATGGCTACTTCTACGCGTACGCGGCACGGCtgggcgaggaggaggaggagggcgtGACGCTGATCCTGCTGTCCACGGAGCGCGAGGGCTTCTACGCGGCGGCCGCGTGccggcagcagctggaggacaCGCTGCGGGCGCAGGGCTGGCTGGCGGAGCTCGGCGCGGCCGTGCAGGGGGGCGCGGGGTACGGCCCCTCCCGCGCCGGCGCCCCCGAGCTCCGGCACTTCCTCTACAAGCCCTTGGAGGGGCCCGAGGAGATGCAGCAACTGCCGCAGTTCACCAG CCCCGAGCTAGAGGAGCCCTACACCAGCGAGGAGGAGCAGCACCGGCTCTTCGACCTGTACCACTACCTGCACAGCCGCGTGCACAGCCCCCAGCGGCCCCTGCGCCTGCTCTACCACGTGGCCGAGAAGGAAACGCTCCTGGCCTGG GTGACCAGCAAATTCGAGCTGTACAGCTGCTTCAGCCCACTGGTGACGAAGGCAGGAGCCATCGCGGTGCTGACCAAGCTGCTGCGCTGGCTCAAGAAGGAGGAGGACTGGCTGTTCATCCGCTACCCGGCGCCATTCTGCGCCGCGCCCGCGCGCCCCGAGGGGGCCGAGCCCGAGGGCTGA